The following coding sequences are from one Streptomyces venezuelae window:
- a CDS encoding DUF397 domain-containing protein — MTETPRIPTGIPTDLDWTRAAPEDAEGPGPWIEIAFGADGDAVYLRETSDPDNVVTTTRKKWDAFVLGVQAGEFDHFVEGVEGVEEAEGVEGS, encoded by the coding sequence ATGACCGAGACACCCCGCATCCCCACCGGCATCCCCACCGACCTCGACTGGACCCGCGCCGCGCCCGAGGACGCCGAGGGCCCAGGGCCCTGGATCGAGATCGCCTTCGGCGCGGACGGTGACGCCGTCTATCTCCGTGAGACCAGCGATCCGGACAACGTCGTCACGACCACCCGCAAGAAGTGGGACGCGTTCGTACTCGGTGTACAGGCGGGCGAGTTCGACCACTTCGTGGAGGGAGTGGAGGGAGTGGAGGAAGCGGAGGGAGTGGAGGGTTCCTAG
- a CDS encoding Bax inhibitor-1/YccA family membrane protein, which yields MRSSNPVFSRRGFSRDNGFAGFGQQPQAGGPAGATQTQQGNPYAQGNPYAGGQQAPAGNPYATNPYAQQDLQHGAPQAPVTTAGRMTMDDVVMRTATTLGTLVVTAALAWALLPVDDANISKSYGIAIGAGLIAMVLGLVQAFKRKASPALILTYAALEGVFLGVVSSVVDNRIASGAAMQAVLGTMAVFIGVLVAYKAGWIRVNRRFYGFVMAAAMGFLLLTSVNLLFMVFGGGDGLGFRSGGLGIAFGIVGILLGACFLALDFKQVEDGIAYGAPKEEAWLAAFGLTMTLVWIYMEFLRLIAIFSGND from the coding sequence ATGAGGAGCAGTAACCCGGTCTTCTCGCGACGGGGGTTCAGCCGCGACAACGGCTTCGCCGGCTTCGGCCAGCAGCCGCAGGCCGGGGGACCCGCGGGCGCGACCCAGACCCAGCAGGGCAACCCGTACGCGCAGGGCAATCCGTACGCCGGAGGCCAGCAGGCCCCCGCGGGCAACCCCTACGCCACGAATCCGTACGCGCAGCAGGACCTGCAGCACGGAGCGCCCCAGGCGCCCGTGACCACCGCGGGTCGTATGACGATGGACGACGTCGTCATGCGTACCGCGACCACGCTCGGCACCCTCGTGGTGACGGCCGCGCTCGCCTGGGCGCTGCTGCCGGTCGACGACGCGAACATCAGCAAGTCGTACGGCATCGCGATCGGCGCCGGTCTCATCGCGATGGTCCTTGGCCTCGTCCAGGCCTTCAAGCGCAAGGCCTCGCCCGCGCTGATCCTGACGTACGCCGCGCTGGAGGGTGTCTTCCTCGGCGTCGTCTCCAGCGTGGTCGACAACCGCATCGCCAGCGGCGCGGCCATGCAGGCCGTGCTCGGCACGATGGCCGTCTTCATCGGCGTCCTCGTGGCGTACAAGGCGGGCTGGATCCGCGTCAACCGTCGCTTCTACGGCTTCGTGATGGCCGCGGCGATGGGCTTCCTGCTGCTGACCTCCGTGAACCTGCTGTTCATGGTCTTCGGCGGCGGTGACGGCCTCGGCTTCCGCAGCGGTGGCCTCGGCATCGCCTTCGGCATCGTCGGCATCCTGCTCGGCGCGTGCTTCCTGGCCCTGGACTTCAAGCAGGTCGAGGACGGCATCGCGTACGGAGCGCCGAAGGAAGAGGCGTGGCTCGCCGCGTTCGGTCTGACGATGACGCTCGTCTGGATCTACATGGAGTTCCTGCGCCTGATCGCGATCTTCTCGGGCAACGACTGA
- a CDS encoding acetyl-CoA C-acetyltransferase translates to MPEAVIVSATRSPIGRAFKGSLKELRPDDLTATIIEAALAKVPELDPKDIDDLMLGCGLPGGEQGHNLGRIVAVQMGMDHLPGCTITRYCSSSLQTSRMALHAIKAGEGDVFISAGVEMVSRSVKGTSDGLPDTHNPLFADAEARTEAVSKTEGSTWHDPREDGLIPDAYIAMGQTAENLARLKGVTRQDMDEFGVRSQNLAEEAIKNGFWEREITPVTTPDGTVVSKDDGPRAGVTLEGVQGLKPVFRPDGLVTAGNCCPLNDGAAALVIMSDTKARELGLTPLARIVSTGVTGLSPEIMGLGPVEASKQALQRAGLTIDDIDLVEINEAFAAQVIPSYRDLGIDIDKLNVNGGGIAVGHPFGMTGARITGTLINSLQFHDKQFGLETMCVGGGQGMAMVIERLS, encoded by the coding sequence ATGCCCGAAGCCGTGATCGTCTCCGCCACCCGATCCCCGATCGGCCGCGCCTTCAAGGGCTCCCTGAAGGAGCTGCGGCCGGACGACCTGACCGCCACCATCATCGAGGCCGCCCTCGCCAAGGTTCCCGAGCTGGACCCGAAGGACATCGACGACCTGATGCTGGGCTGCGGTCTGCCCGGCGGCGAGCAGGGGCACAACCTCGGCCGCATCGTCGCCGTACAGATGGGCATGGACCACCTTCCGGGCTGCACCATCACCCGGTACTGCTCCTCGTCCCTCCAGACCTCCCGCATGGCCCTGCACGCCATCAAGGCCGGGGAGGGCGACGTCTTCATCTCCGCCGGTGTGGAGATGGTGTCGCGGAGCGTGAAGGGGACCAGCGACGGGCTTCCCGACACGCACAACCCGCTTTTCGCGGACGCCGAGGCCCGTACCGAGGCGGTGTCCAAGACCGAGGGCTCCACGTGGCACGACCCGCGTGAGGACGGGCTCATCCCGGACGCGTACATCGCGATGGGCCAGACCGCCGAGAACCTCGCCCGGCTCAAGGGCGTCACCCGCCAGGACATGGACGAGTTCGGCGTCCGCTCGCAGAACCTCGCCGAGGAAGCCATCAAGAACGGGTTCTGGGAGCGGGAGATCACCCCCGTCACCACCCCGGACGGGACGGTCGTCAGCAAGGACGACGGGCCCCGCGCCGGGGTCACCCTGGAGGGCGTCCAGGGGCTCAAGCCCGTCTTCCGCCCCGACGGCCTCGTCACCGCCGGCAACTGCTGCCCCCTCAACGACGGCGCCGCCGCCCTCGTGATCATGAGTGACACGAAGGCCCGCGAGCTCGGCCTCACCCCGCTCGCCCGCATCGTCTCCACCGGCGTCACCGGTCTCTCCCCCGAGATCATGGGCCTCGGCCCGGTCGAGGCCAGCAAGCAGGCCCTCCAGCGCGCGGGCCTGACCATCGACGACATCGACCTGGTCGAGATCAACGAGGCGTTCGCCGCGCAGGTCATCCCCAGCTACCGCGACCTGGGCATCGACATCGACAAGCTGAACGTCAACGGCGGCGGCATCGCCGTCGGCCACCCCTTCGGCATGACCGGCGCCCGCATCACCGGCACGCTCATCAATTCCCTCCAGTTCCACGACAAGCAGTTCGGCCTGGAGACGATGTGCGTCGGCGGCGGCCAGGGCATGGCCATGGTCATCGAACGCCTCAGCTGA
- a CDS encoding helix-turn-helix domain-containing protein, with product MAVRNNPTGRQLRLGAELRKLRERAGLTSTAAAQLLGMRQAQVSNMETGRVGVSAERVRTLACNYACSDKALVEAIAEMTGDRKRGWWEEYRGILPAGLLDLAEVEHHATRLRTAITVHIPGLLQTTDHARELFRQVVPELPPPDVEHRVSFRIKRQAVLFQELPTPYLAVIHEAALRMQFGGPDVTKSQLQHLLDMSEREHITIKVLPFSAGSFPGSGQSLFYSSGKVPQLDTVHLDQSHGPTFLDAEAQLEMYRLLLDQIESIALDVTRSRDLIHHLIRDL from the coding sequence ATGGCCGTTCGGAACAACCCGACAGGTCGGCAACTCCGGCTCGGCGCCGAGCTGCGCAAGCTGCGCGAACGTGCCGGCCTTACCTCGACAGCGGCAGCTCAACTGCTCGGCATGAGGCAGGCACAGGTCAGCAACATGGAGACCGGGCGGGTCGGCGTGAGTGCCGAGCGGGTGCGGACCCTGGCCTGCAACTACGCCTGCTCGGACAAGGCCCTCGTCGAAGCCATTGCGGAGATGACGGGCGACCGCAAGCGCGGCTGGTGGGAGGAGTATCGCGGGATCCTGCCTGCCGGGCTGTTGGACCTCGCAGAGGTGGAGCACCACGCCACGCGTCTGCGCACCGCCATCACCGTGCACATCCCGGGCTTGCTCCAGACCACAGACCACGCACGCGAACTCTTCCGCCAGGTCGTGCCCGAGCTCCCTCCCCCGGACGTGGAGCATCGGGTGTCGTTCCGTATCAAGCGGCAAGCGGTGCTCTTCCAAGAGCTTCCGACTCCGTACCTGGCGGTCATCCATGAGGCCGCCCTGCGGATGCAGTTCGGTGGACCTGACGTGACCAAGAGCCAGTTGCAACATCTGCTGGACATGAGCGAGCGGGAGCACATCACGATCAAGGTGCTGCCGTTTTCCGCGGGCTCCTTCCCGGGGTCGGGGCAATCGCTCTTCTACTCCAGCGGCAAGGTTCCCCAACTGGACACGGTCCACCTCGACCAGTCACACGGCCCCACGTTCCTCGACGCCGAGGCGCAGTTGGAGATGTACCGGCTGCTGCTCGACCAGATCGAGTCCATCGCCCTCGACGTCACGAGGTCACGCGACCTCATCCACCACCTGATCCGCGACCTGTGA
- a CDS encoding ATP-binding protein: MRTATVSPPWSYTLRLPHDPRAPGIGRATLRAVLETYGLGDLTPTAELLAGELLNNAHCHTDGPYALRLRSSSPEGIRVAVWDSNPQIPPGFGKADGGVDSRPPGMAENGRGLHIVRACADRWGSYAMGTGNAGKLLWAEVTPGAGR; this comes from the coding sequence ATGCGTACCGCAACCGTATCCCCGCCCTGGTCCTACACCCTCCGACTTCCCCACGATCCCCGCGCCCCGGGAATCGGCCGCGCCACCCTCCGCGCGGTCCTCGAAACGTACGGGCTGGGGGACCTGACCCCCACCGCGGAGCTCCTGGCCGGGGAACTCCTGAACAACGCGCACTGCCACACCGACGGCCCGTACGCCCTCCGCCTCCGCTCCTCCTCCCCGGAGGGGATCCGCGTCGCCGTGTGGGACTCCAACCCGCAGATCCCACCCGGCTTCGGGAAGGCCGACGGCGGCGTCGACAGCAGGCCGCCCGGGATGGCGGAGAACGGGCGGGGCCTGCACATCGTGCGGGCTTGCGCGGACAGATGGGGGTCGTACGCCATGGGGACGGGGAACGCGGGGAAGCTGCTGTGGGCGGAGGTCACGCCGGGCGCAGGCCGGTAG
- a CDS encoding DUF4287 domain-containing protein produces the protein MSQVFSEETHRNLLARIPHCTGREVSDWLRAVDEGPSLFRFEEKVSWLRSEHNLAYGHAKAIIHEYDLRRAARKLL, from the coding sequence ATGTCCCAAGTCTTCTCCGAGGAGACCCACCGCAACCTGCTCGCCCGAATCCCCCACTGCACCGGTCGTGAAGTCTCCGACTGGCTGCGCGCCGTGGATGAAGGACCCTCTCTCTTCCGCTTCGAGGAAAAAGTCAGCTGGCTCCGCTCCGAACACAATCTCGCGTACGGGCACGCGAAGGCGATCATCCACGAGTACGACCTCAGGCGGGCCGCCCGCAAACTCCTCTGA
- a CDS encoding SGNH/GDSL hydrolase family protein yields MSRARVARRIAAGAAYGGGGIGLLGAATVGVVLAEVQLAKRNVGNGGPADPPRADGRYGGAFAAEAARPTHAEPVRFAMLGDSTAAGQGVHRARQTPAALLASGLAAVAERPVDLRNVALPGAQSDDLDRQVSLILSDASWVPDVCVIMIGANDVTHRMPPTRSVRHLSSAVRRLRTAGSEVVVGTCPDLGTVENVYQPLRWLARRVSRQLAAAQTIGVVEQGGRTVSLGDLLGPEFAAHPRELFGPDRYHPSAEGYATAAMAVLPTLCAALGLWPEEDRPDVSRREGFLPVARAAAQAASEGGTEVTAAMPTGPRGPWALLKRRRRRRIHTPTPSPLPH; encoded by the coding sequence ATGTCGAGGGCGAGGGTGGCGCGGCGGATCGCCGCGGGCGCGGCGTACGGCGGCGGAGGCATCGGGCTGCTCGGGGCTGCCACGGTGGGCGTGGTGCTCGCCGAGGTGCAGCTGGCGAAGCGGAACGTGGGCAACGGCGGCCCCGCGGATCCGCCGCGGGCCGACGGGCGCTACGGCGGGGCGTTCGCCGCGGAGGCCGCGCGGCCCACGCACGCCGAACCGGTGCGGTTCGCGATGCTCGGGGACTCCACGGCGGCGGGGCAGGGCGTGCACCGGGCCAGGCAGACCCCGGCGGCACTGCTCGCCTCGGGTCTCGCCGCGGTCGCCGAGCGCCCCGTCGACCTGCGCAACGTGGCGCTGCCGGGCGCCCAGTCGGACGACCTGGACCGCCAGGTGAGCCTGATCCTCTCCGACGCCTCCTGGGTGCCGGACGTCTGCGTCATCATGATCGGCGCGAACGACGTGACGCACCGGATGCCGCCGACGCGGTCGGTACGCCATCTCTCCTCCGCGGTACGCAGGCTCCGTACGGCCGGTTCGGAGGTGGTGGTCGGCACGTGTCCCGACCTGGGGACGGTCGAGAACGTCTACCAGCCGCTGCGGTGGCTGGCCCGGCGTGTCTCGCGCCAGCTGGCCGCGGCGCAGACGATCGGGGTGGTCGAGCAGGGCGGGCGGACGGTGTCGCTCGGCGACCTGCTGGGCCCGGAGTTCGCGGCACACCCCCGCGAACTCTTCGGCCCCGACCGCTACCACCCCTCCGCGGAGGGCTACGCGACGGCGGCGATGGCAGTACTCCCCACGCTCTGCGCGGCGCTCGGCCTGTGGCCGGAGGAGGACCGCCCGGACGTCTCGCGCCGCGAGGGATTCCTGCCGGTGGCAAGGGCGGCGGCCCAGGCCGCCTCGGAAGGCGGCACGGAGGTCACGGCTGCCATGCCGACGGGCCCCCGCGGCCCATGGGCCCTCCTCAAACGCCGACGCCGCCGCCGCATCCACACGCCGACGCCGTCACCGCTCCCCCACTGA
- a CDS encoding DUF397 domain-containing protein, protein MPAPTHEWQKSSYCGQGDSCVHVAATVPGTIHLTESSDPTAAILQATPTAFAALLRTTKRRADAETA, encoded by the coding sequence ATGCCTGCCCCCACGCACGAGTGGCAGAAGTCGTCCTACTGCGGGCAGGGCGACTCATGCGTCCACGTCGCAGCGACAGTGCCCGGAACCATCCATCTGACCGAAAGCAGCGACCCCACCGCAGCAATACTCCAAGCCACCCCCACCGCCTTCGCCGCCCTGCTCCGTACCACCAAGCGGCGCGCGGACGCCGAGACGGCCTGA
- a CDS encoding ABC transporter ATP-binding protein produces MTTTPFAARATAVAARATDLSKVYGQGETQVVALDHVSVDFGQGEFTAIMGPSGSGKSTLMHCVAGLDSFSSGSVRIGETELSTLKDKQLTKLRRDKIGFIFQAFNLLPTLTALENITLPMDIAGRKPDKRWLEQVIEMVGLSGRLSHRPTELSGGQQQRVAVARALASQPEIIFGDEPTGNLDSRSGAEVLGFLRNSVRDLGQTVVMVTHDPVAASYADRVIFLADGRVVDEMHRPTADGVLDRMKDFDAKGRTS; encoded by the coding sequence GTGACCACCACCCCCTTCGCCGCCCGCGCCACCGCCGTGGCCGCGCGCGCCACGGATCTCTCCAAGGTGTACGGACAGGGTGAGACCCAGGTGGTCGCCCTGGACCACGTCTCCGTCGACTTCGGGCAGGGCGAGTTCACCGCGATCATGGGCCCCTCGGGCTCCGGCAAGTCGACGCTCATGCACTGCGTCGCGGGCCTGGACAGCTTCAGCTCCGGCTCCGTGCGCATCGGCGAAACGGAACTGTCCACGCTGAAGGACAAGCAGCTCACCAAGCTCCGCCGGGACAAGATCGGCTTCATCTTCCAGGCGTTCAACCTGCTGCCGACACTGACGGCGCTGGAGAACATCACGCTGCCGATGGACATCGCGGGCCGCAAGCCGGACAAGCGGTGGCTGGAGCAGGTCATCGAGATGGTCGGCCTCTCCGGGCGGCTCAGCCACCGGCCCACCGAGCTCTCCGGCGGCCAGCAGCAGCGTGTCGCCGTGGCCCGCGCGCTCGCCTCCCAGCCGGAGATCATCTTCGGTGACGAGCCGACCGGAAACCTCGACTCGCGCTCCGGCGCGGAGGTCCTCGGCTTCCTCCGCAACTCCGTGCGGGACCTCGGGCAGACCGTAGTGATGGTCACGCACGACCCGGTGGCCGCGTCGTACGCGGACCGCGTGATCTTCCTCGCGGACGGGCGGGTCGTCGACGAGATGCACCGGCCGACGGCGGACGGCGTCCTCGACCGGATGAAGGACTTCGACGCGAAGGGCAGGACGAGCTGA
- a CDS encoding SAM-dependent methyltransferase: protein MQDAAQRLKTLAEQLMGAPLPVRIRAWDGSEAGPPGTPALVVRNRRALRHLLWKPGELGLARAWVAGDLDVDGDLYEALDTMAEFIWERADSSPSLRQSLRDPAFRAAARSLVALSAPFLPPAPPPEEMRRPGRLHLHTKGSDRRAISHHYDVGNDFYELVLGPSMVYSCAYWESPEGTLEDAQRDKLELISRKLALKPGMRLLDVGCGWGSMAVHAAREHGVDVVGVTLSQEQAAYARKRIADEGLTDRIEIRVQDYRDVRDGPYDAISSIGMAEHVGADRYLEYAHDLHALLRPGGRLLNHQIARRPQDDESAYSVDEFIDAYVFPDGELAPLGTTVGLLERAGFEVRDVETIREHYALTLRRWVANLEAHWAEGRRLTSPGRARIWRLYMAASALAFERNRIGVNQVLAVKTPESGASGMPLRARDWR from the coding sequence ATGCAGGACGCCGCACAGCGGCTCAAGACCCTCGCCGAGCAGCTCATGGGAGCCCCGCTGCCGGTCCGTATCCGGGCCTGGGACGGGTCGGAAGCAGGGCCGCCGGGCACCCCCGCCCTCGTCGTGCGCAACCGCCGGGCCCTGCGCCACCTCCTGTGGAAGCCGGGGGAGCTGGGCCTCGCGCGCGCCTGGGTGGCCGGTGACCTGGACGTCGACGGGGACCTGTACGAAGCGCTGGACACCATGGCGGAGTTCATCTGGGAGCGCGCCGACAGCTCCCCGAGCCTGCGGCAGTCCCTGCGCGACCCGGCCTTCCGCGCGGCGGCCCGCTCCCTCGTCGCCCTCTCCGCGCCCTTCCTGCCGCCCGCCCCGCCCCCGGAGGAGATGCGCAGACCCGGCCGCCTCCACCTGCACACCAAGGGCAGCGACCGCCGCGCCATCAGCCACCACTACGACGTCGGCAACGACTTCTACGAGCTGGTGCTCGGCCCGTCGATGGTCTACTCGTGCGCCTACTGGGAGTCGCCCGAGGGCACCCTGGAGGACGCCCAGCGCGACAAGCTCGAACTCATCTCCCGCAAGCTGGCCCTGAAGCCCGGCATGCGCCTGCTCGACGTCGGCTGCGGCTGGGGCTCCATGGCGGTCCACGCGGCGCGCGAGCACGGCGTCGACGTCGTCGGCGTCACCCTCTCCCAGGAGCAGGCCGCCTACGCCAGGAAGCGGATCGCCGACGAGGGCCTGACGGACCGGATCGAGATCCGCGTCCAGGACTACCGCGACGTACGTGACGGACCGTATGACGCCATCAGCTCCATCGGCATGGCCGAACACGTCGGCGCCGACCGCTACTTGGAGTACGCGCACGACCTCCACGCCCTCCTGCGGCCCGGCGGACGGCTCCTGAACCACCAGATCGCGCGCCGCCCGCAGGACGACGAGTCGGCGTACTCCGTGGACGAGTTCATCGACGCCTACGTCTTCCCCGACGGGGAGCTCGCGCCGCTGGGCACCACGGTCGGCCTCCTGGAACGGGCCGGCTTCGAGGTCCGCGACGTCGAGACCATCCGCGAGCACTACGCCCTCACACTGCGCCGCTGGGTCGCGAACCTGGAGGCGCACTGGGCGGAGGGCCGGCGGCTGACCTCGCCCGGCCGGGCCCGCATCTGGCGGCTCTACATGGCCGCGTCCGCCCTCGCCTTCGAGCGCAACCGCATCGGGGTCAACCAGGTCCTGGCGGTGAAGACCCCCGAGAGCGGGGCTTCGGGGATGCCTTTGCGGGCCAGGGACTGGCGCTGA
- a CDS encoding ABC transporter permease: MFRTALRNVLAHKARLLMTVLAVMLGVAFVSGTLVFTDTFGNAYKNKSAKSFDHVSVAIRPDGGSSSEDGTSKEPARLTDGLLKKAAALPGAESAIGSVNGFTALADKDGKLVGGEWGTTGSNFYPGKDGKDPRYAFTKGAAPKSAADIALDSRTAERTGFKVGDTVRYSTDGPVRTAKVSGIFDTDDGSVVAGGSLVVLDNKTALKALNKTEYDEIDVKAAAGTSETALKSSVEKILPKDTDAVTGGQLSDDQERMIEQQTSSMSQVLLIFAGIALFVGIFIIANTFTMLVAQRTKELALMRAVGASRRQVTRSVLIEAFLVGLVAAVAGFGLGLGVSVGLESLMNSGGASLPDGPLVIAPTTIVVALLIGVVVTMLAAWLPGRRAAKIPPVAAMNSVHATPTTRGLVVRNTIGSLIVALGAVLLFNDDNYVMAGGAGIILVGVIVLTPLLSRPFIAASAPLLKPFGVTGKLSRLNSVRNPRRTASTAAALMIGLTLITGMTVIATSMGSAINKMAAGSMKADYSVSMANFQELAPEVREKIDKLPDVEASSPLRTAYGEVNGSYSSVNGVDPKSFGKLVGLDFTSGSVADLKAGTALVDTDTAKDKGLKAGDTFPLKFDEDGKTVRLKVAGVYEGNEMLNGLFAPTSVVDPHLSKLVDKQVLVKVKGGTSERAENAIVDALGDNPAITIQDKDDVSNAVAGGINLVLNMLYGLLAMAILIAVLGVINTLAMSVFERKHEIGMLRAIGLDRAKVKQMVRLESVVISLFGAVLGIGLGLFMGWAVGGSIAEKVTTYSMEIPVGRIVIFLAVAAVVGVMAAVWPARSAARLNPLMAIKSE, translated from the coding sequence ATGTTCCGTACCGCCCTGCGCAACGTGCTGGCGCACAAAGCACGGCTGTTGATGACCGTGCTCGCCGTCATGCTCGGCGTCGCGTTCGTCTCCGGCACCCTCGTCTTCACCGACACCTTCGGCAACGCCTACAAGAACAAGTCGGCGAAGAGCTTCGACCACGTCTCCGTCGCCATCCGGCCCGACGGCGGTTCCTCCTCCGAGGACGGCACGTCCAAGGAGCCGGCCCGCCTCACCGACGGCCTCCTGAAGAAGGCCGCGGCGCTGCCCGGCGCCGAGTCCGCGATCGGCTCGGTCAACGGCTTCACCGCCCTCGCCGACAAGGACGGCAAGCTGGTCGGCGGTGAGTGGGGCACCACCGGCTCCAACTTCTACCCGGGCAAGGACGGCAAGGACCCCCGGTACGCCTTCACCAAGGGCGCCGCCCCGAAGTCCGCAGCCGACATCGCCCTGGACTCCCGCACCGCGGAGCGCACCGGCTTCAAGGTCGGCGACACCGTCCGCTACTCCACCGACGGCCCCGTCCGCACCGCGAAGGTCTCCGGCATCTTCGACACCGATGACGGCAGCGTCGTCGCGGGCGGCAGCCTCGTCGTCCTCGACAACAAGACCGCGCTGAAGGCGCTGAACAAGACCGAGTACGACGAGATCGACGTCAAGGCCGCCGCGGGCACCTCCGAGACGGCGCTCAAGAGCTCCGTCGAGAAGATCCTGCCGAAGGACACGGACGCCGTCACCGGCGGTCAGCTCTCGGACGACCAGGAGCGGATGATCGAGCAGCAGACCAGCTCCATGAGTCAGGTCCTGCTGATCTTCGCCGGTATCGCGCTGTTCGTCGGCATCTTCATCATCGCCAACACCTTCACCATGCTGGTCGCCCAGCGCACCAAGGAGCTCGCGCTGATGCGCGCCGTCGGCGCCTCGCGCCGCCAGGTGACGCGCTCCGTGCTCATCGAGGCGTTCCTCGTCGGCCTGGTCGCCGCCGTGGCCGGCTTCGGGCTCGGCCTCGGTGTCTCCGTCGGCCTGGAGTCCCTGATGAACTCCGGCGGCGCCTCGCTGCCCGACGGCCCCCTCGTCATCGCCCCGACGACGATCGTCGTGGCGCTCCTGATCGGTGTGGTCGTGACCATGCTGGCCGCGTGGCTGCCGGGCCGCCGCGCCGCGAAGATCCCGCCGGTCGCCGCGATGAACAGCGTCCACGCGACGCCCACGACGCGCGGTCTGGTCGTCCGCAACACCATCGGCTCGCTCATCGTGGCGCTCGGCGCGGTGCTGCTGTTCAACGACGACAACTACGTGATGGCGGGCGGCGCGGGCATCATCCTCGTCGGTGTCATCGTTCTCACCCCGCTGCTGTCGCGGCCCTTCATCGCCGCCTCCGCGCCGCTGTTGAAGCCGTTCGGCGTCACCGGCAAGCTGTCGCGCCTCAACTCGGTGCGCAACCCGCGCCGCACGGCGTCCACCGCCGCGGCCCTCATGATCGGTCTCACCCTCATCACCGGCATGACGGTCATCGCGACCTCCATGGGCAGCGCCATCAACAAGATGGCCGCGGGCTCCATGAAGGCCGACTACAGCGTCTCCATGGCGAACTTCCAGGAGCTGGCCCCCGAGGTCCGCGAGAAGATCGACAAGCTTCCCGACGTCGAGGCGAGCTCCCCGCTGCGCACCGCGTACGGCGAGGTGAACGGGAGTTACTCGTCCGTCAACGGCGTCGACCCGAAGTCGTTCGGCAAGCTGGTCGGCCTCGACTTCACCAGCGGCTCGGTGGCCGACCTGAAGGCGGGCACCGCGCTGGTCGACACGGACACGGCGAAGGACAAGGGCCTGAAGGCCGGCGACACGTTCCCGCTGAAGTTCGACGAGGACGGCAAGACGGTCCGGCTGAAGGTCGCGGGCGTCTACGAGGGCAACGAGATGCTCAACGGTCTCTTCGCCCCCACCTCCGTCGTCGACCCGCACCTGTCCAAGCTCGTCGACAAGCAGGTCCTGGTGAAGGTGAAGGGCGGCACGTCGGAGCGCGCCGAGAACGCCATCGTCGACGCCCTCGGCGACAACCCGGCCATCACGATCCAGGACAAGGACGACGTCAGCAACGCGGTCGCGGGCGGCATCAACCTGGTCCTGAACATGCTGTACGGCCTCCTCGCGATGGCCATCCTGATCGCGGTGCTCGGCGTCATCAACACGCTGGCCATGTCGGTGTTCGAGCGCAAGCACGAGATCGGCATGCTGCGGGCCATCGGCCTGGACCGCGCGAAGGTCAAGCAGATGGTGCGCCTGGAATCGGTCGTGATCTCGCTGTTCGGCGCGGTGCTCGGCATCGGTCTCGGTCTCTTCATGGGCTGGGCCGTGGGCGGCAGCATCGCCGAGAAGGTCACCACGTACTCGATGGAGATCCCGGTCGGCCGGATCGTGATCTTCCTGGCGGTCGCCGCGGTGGTCGGCGTCATGGCGGCGGTGTGGCCCGCGCGGAGCGCGGCCCGTCTGAACCCGCTGATGGCCATCAAGAGTGAGTAG